A part of Clarias gariepinus isolate MV-2021 ecotype Netherlands chromosome 14, CGAR_prim_01v2, whole genome shotgun sequence genomic DNA contains:
- the msl1b gene encoding male-specific lethal 1 homolog, with amino-acid sequence MNMRTESISNVGLRSESKSLYLSKGHTISVQRNSHTLLKETHDSVVITLKDAGQRFVKSRNLAKDLGGKAARPLLPVGQNKAGAFGTCSESSDKAASQTKPMGGEGTPVKSKTPFGHTSATDNKAEFVSMNSHNSRDSGGEDSLKGFETMGAHSVAPHEHTEGKRNNLRKTSSLPSSQANCFHQLLLLQLDLIEQQQQQLQSKDKEIDELKADRDTLLARIERMERRLQLMSKEPRDKRLFQPLERWVPDTDDFWDSDVGESPQTTTPKTPFSRSSKAQKRRCGFLDSKIQRSQGKSSRLTPQKPDTGAASPCQRELRNKETPEKTAPGRSSGSTEMSADAEESCENEDFPYMTTTEMYLCCWHQPPVSPLCETSPKKEDDVAIPSWRENSIEPLREEDALDNSENLEDGVFLKRHSKLELDEKRRKRWDIQRIREQRMLQRLQQRMEKRKLNIQECEPEVSSFYPDADDVDSVVITPFLPVVAFGRPLPKLTPQNFELPWLDERSRCRIENQKKQTPHRTCRK; translated from the exons ATGAATATGCGGACTGAGTCCATCTCAAACGTGGGATTGCGTTCCGAGTCAAAGAGTTTGTACTTGTCAAAAGGACACACTATTAGTGTCCAAAGAAATTCCCACACCTTGCTGAAAGAAACGCATGACTCTGTTGTTATCACTCTCAAGGACGCGGGGCAGCGTTTTGTTAAATCAAGAAACCTGGCCAAGGATCTGGGTGGGAAAGCTGCTCGGCCTTTATTGCCAGTGGGACAAAACAAAGCTGGTGCTTTTGGGACCTGCTCTGAGAGCTCAGACAAAGCAGCGTCTCAAACCAAACCAATGGGGGGCGAaggaacccctgttaaaagcaAAACTCCATTTGGACATACCAGTGCTACTGATAATAAAGCAGAATTTGTTTCAATGAATTCCCACAATTCTAGAGATTCTGGTGGTGAGGACAGCTTAAAGGGGTTCGAAACTATGGGGGCTCACAGCGTGGCGCCTCATGAACACACGGAAGGCAAAAGAAACAACCTGAGGAAGACCTCTAGCCTTCCAAGTTCACAAGCCAACTGTTTTCATCAGCTACTTTTGCTTCAGCTGGACCTGAttgagcagcagcagcagcagctacAGTCTAAGGACAAGGAGATAGATGAGTTAAAAGCGGATAGAGACACG CTGCTTGCACGGATTGAGAGGATGGAACGGCGTTTACAGTTGATGAGTAAGGAACCACGGGATAAGCGTCTTTTTCAACCCTTAGAGAGATGGGTCCCAGACACTGATGACTTCTGGGATTCAGATGTAGGAGAGAGCCCTCAGACCACCACACCTAAGACCCCCTTTAGTCGAAGCAGCAAAGCGCAAAAgag GAGATGTGGGTTCTTGGATTCCAAAATACAGAGGTCACAGGGGAAGTCTTCCAGGTTAACCCCACAGAAGCCTGACACTGGTGCAGCCTCTCCATGTCAGAGGGAGCTGCGAAACAAAGAGACGCCAGAGAAGACAGCGCCTGGGAGATCATCAGGCTCGACGGAGATGTCAGCAGATGCAGAAGAGAGCTGTGAAAATGAAGACTTTCCATACATGACAACAACAGAAATGTACCTGTGCTGCTGGCACCAACCTCCTGTCTCTCCCCTCTGTGAGACATCCCCCAAGAAAGAGGACGATGTTGCCA TTCCATCCTGGCGGGAAAACAGCATTGAGCCTCTGAGGGAGGAGGATGCCTTAGATAATTCAGAG AATCTTGAGGATGGGGTGTTTCTGAAACGTCACTCAAAGCTTGAGCTGGatgaaaagagaaggaaaag ATGGGACATTCAGAGGATACGGGAACAGCGCATGCTTCAACGGCTGCAACAGCgcatggaaaaaagaaaactaaatatTCAGGAGTGTGAACCAGAGGTTTCCTCATTTTATCCTGATGCGGATGACG TGGATTCTGTTGTTATAACACCATTTCTGCCAGTGGTGGCCTTTGGCCGGCCTTTACCCAAGCTGACTCCACA GAACTTTGAGCTGCCATGGCTTGATGAAAGAAGTCGTTGCCGTAtagaaaatcagaaaaaacaAACTCCTCATAGGACCTGTCGGAAATAA
- the chmp2a gene encoding charged multivesicular body protein 2a, protein MEFLFGRRKTPEEMLRQNQRALNRAMRELDRERQRMEQQEKKIIADIKKMAKQGQMDAVKIMAKDLVRTRRYVKKFIMMRANIQAVSLKIQTLKSNNSMAQAMKGVTKAMATMNKQLKLPQIQKIMMEFERQSEIMDMKEEMMTDAIDDAMGTEDDEEESDAVVSQVLDELGLNLSDELSNLPPTGGSLSTAAGKKAEPQATLADADADLEERLNNLKRD, encoded by the exons atGGAGTTCTTATTTGGGCGGAGAAAGACCCCAGAGGAGATGCTAAGACAGAATCAGAGAGCACTGAACAGAGCCATGAGAGAGTTAGACAGAGAGCGCCAGCGGATGGAGCAGcaggaaaagaaaatcatagCTGATATTAAGAAAATGGCGAAACAAGGACAGATG GACGCTGTTAAGATCATGGCTAAGGACTTGGTCCGCACAAGGAGATACGTAAAGAAGTTCATCATGATGAGAGCCAACATCCAAGCAGTCAGTCTTAAAATCCAAACCCTCAAGTCAAACAACAGCATGGCACAAGCCATGAAGGGGGTCACCAAAGCCATGGCCACAATGAACAAACAG TTAAAGTTGCCACAAATTCAAAAGATCATGATGGAGTTTGAGCGCCAAAGTGAGATTATGGACATGAAGGAAGAAATGATGACTGATGCAATTGATGATGCAATGGGAACTGAGGATGATGAAGAGGAAAG tGATGCTGTGGTTTCCCAAGTGCTGGATGAGTTGGGTCTGAATCTTTCAGATGAACTTTCAA ACCTGCCACCTACTGGGGGAAGTCTTTCAACTGCTGCTGGGAAGAAAGCTGAGCCACAGGCAACTTTGGCTGATGCAGATGCTGACCTGGAGGAAAGACTAAATAACCTCAAAAGAGACTGA